The Myotis daubentonii chromosome 1, mMyoDau2.1, whole genome shotgun sequence genome includes the window AAGGATgtagaacaatggttctcaaactggaGCAAGAGTCACCTCTGGTTCTTAACCTTATGGTGCAAAGAACACACGCAGCCATTTTGAAAAGGgagacctagagcagtggttctcaacctccctgaTGCCTGgccctgtaatacagttcctcatgtggtggtgacccccaatttcatggttacaaattgaacatcatgaaagcatagtgattcatcacaaaaacaattatgtaattatatatgtgttttccgaaggtcttaggcgacccctgtgaaagggttgttcgactcccaaaggggtcgtgacccacaggttgagaaccgctgacctatgGTTTAGGTGGACAAAAGCAACACTCTAAGGACACATATAACACAGGTTGTATGTGTTACCATGtaggtaaaagaaaaaagtttgggTGAGTTTTGTGCTCACCCATATTTGGAAGGATATACACGACACTGGAAAATGGTTGTCTTCTCGGAGAGAAACTGGGAAACTGGGGAGTGAAAGCCACTTTTGCATCTTTTGAACTGTGTGCCATTTGTAGtacctattttattcttttttaaatatatttgtattgatttcagagagggagaggaacatcaatgaatcatggattggctgcctcctgcgttcccctaccggggatcgagcctgcgacccaggcatgtgcccttgaccaaaatcgaacctgggtcccttcagtccacaggctgacgttctatccactgagcaaaatcggcCAGGGCTGTAgtacctattttaaaaatcaattaccaAATGCAATGTGGTGCCCAAAATGGAAAAAGGGCTTTGGTGGAAAACTGGTGAATCAGAATAGCCTGTAGTTTATGTACCAAGATGAATCCTCGTGTTAACAAACGTACCAAATGCAGCTTGGGTGGTGGTGGTTTCCTGGTTCAGAATTCCGTCCTCCCCACGTCTCCCACCATTAGAATGTGCTCAGAAAATTCCCAACCTCTGGCGTTTTCTTCCTGTCCCCCGTGCCTGGATGTCCCTTTCTCTCGTGTACTCATTCTTTAAGGCCAGGGTCACCATTCACTTGCTCTGAATGCTCcttgcccgcccccctccccccctgtcTTCTAAAACACGGCATCTAGATGGTTTCTATCGTCTTACATTCATCCCCGGTCCCCGAGGAGGCACTCTGATGAAGGTTAGAGCGCAGGAAAGCTTGTGGGGATTaacccctggggaagggaggactgggcagagggagaagcgGGGCTGTGATGAGGGCCTAACAAATGCCTCAGCGGACCCACAGGGAGCTCTGAAGCTGAGATGCCCTTCAAAGTTGCCCCAAGTAGCAGTGAGGGGAATGGCCTTGGACCCCAGCCCACTTAGCCCTGGAGATGGGCACCTGTGAAAGGGGGCGTGACCTGGGCGAAAGCAGCTCTTAAGCTGAGACATTTTTTCAGAGAGGGGACCAGCTGGGGGCCACGGGCAGCAGCACTTCCAGCATGCCCTTCCCTTCTGAAGGGGGTGGTCCCCCATCTCACCACTTACTCCCCCATTGCAAGGACTACAGTGGACGTGCTCTGGCTTCTGAAGGCAGGAGCCTGGACCAAGCATGAGGTGCCCTTCCCCTCACTCCCAGCACAGCATGCAGATAAAGCTTCCCTGGTTAGAGGTCACTGCAAGCATCAAAAACCACTTTTCCCGTTGGCAACGAGGACGAGGAAGATTTCACTCTCAAAGAAGGTCTTTTGTCTTTTCAAGCAAATGATACTTTTATTAACGTGGTAACTTTTTTTAAACACATGGTAGGGCTGTGACCTCAAATACTTGTCAGGTCTGCTACTCCAATGAACTTCTAGCTGGACAACTATGAACCTTAGATACCCAGTCCCTGTCGGGTTTAGGGTCCAATGCAGACAGTCCTTgctttccttccccagcccctcgaAGGCCAATCTCTCTCATTATATCCCCTGAAATGCATCAGGGCCTTGCGTCCACTTGTACAGAATACCGAGGTCTCGTCCCCATCTAGGTTCCACGTCCCATAAAGCTGTTAGGTTGTCCAAACAGACTGACCCGACAGGTTACATCGGATAGTGCGccacataaaatttaaattttgaacaAAATACATCTCTCCTCCTTTGGTCTCACACAGAAAGAAATTCAAGTCCCAGAATACAGGCAATGCCATCTTCCGCCTTCGGATTCACCAGTCCCAGCCACATCAGCCCCGTCGGGGCCGGTGGAAGTCTGGTCCCTTCCTCAGCGTCTTCAGCTGCTGCCGCATGGAGTCCTCTCCCCGCAGCCAGCAGCCCTCGGTCCTGCAGAGCTGGACACCTCCAACTCCGGGTCTGGCGTCCCACACAGACCCCAAGTCCCAGGGAGCTATCGGGTCGCACAAGTAAAGAGCAAACAAAGCACCTCCAAACTCAGAAACAACCAAAGCCCAGGACCAATGCGACTGCTGCAGGAGCTCACAATCTAGGCCCACTTCCGTGTCGCGTCGGAGCATTTCCCAACTCCAAGTTACCTCCCCAAACAAAGACACCGCACAGGCAAAACGCATATTGAGGTCATCCACCGCAGACCACAGCAGAAACGTAGTGTAAGTGAGGACAGAGTGCAGACGGAGGAAAGAGGGGGGAACAAAAGGCTCTCTGGTTTCAGCTTCTCCAGGGCGGCGGCCAATCTCCACCAGTCGACCGGAATCCACTGGCTGGAAACCTGAAGTGCAAAGGCGAGAAGCCCACCGTTAGCAGGTTAAATCTACGGGAAAACAGCCCAAGCCCCTCCCCGCCGCAGACGGACAGCCCCGCGGGGCGCCCCTCCCCGGAAGCCCCCTGCCTCGGCCCCGTCTCCCGGCCAAGCCCGGAGCCGCCCACAGCGCGCGGCCTTCCCCGAGAGCGCACCCCACGCCCCGTACCGGCGGCCAGCGTCGCGGGTTTGCTCCCTTGGCGACCGTCAGGCTCATCGCCCCACAATTACGCTACTGGCCGCGCGACCCCAGGGCCCAACCCCACACACGCCACGCCGAACACGGGCGATGCGTTTCCTAGTTACCGgcgtaaaataaataaataagtgaaacaagctaaaaaaataaaacttaaaagggCAGCGAGGCCGCCTCCGACCGTGAAAACGGGGCTcgctgctctcccctcccccgcccgcggGGACGGCGGTCCCTCCCGCCCCGGGGGGTCCCCGAGCGCGGCCTCACCGCCGGCCGCTCAGGACGACTCGCTCTTCTCTATCCGCCGCACCAGCGCCACCAGCATCTCGGCCATCTTCGCGACCTCCTGGGCCTTCTCCTCCGCCTGGTCGCCGCGCCGCGCCCCGCGGCCCTCGGCGCCGGCGCCCGGGCCCTGCAGGTGGTTGAGCGCGCTCTGCTCCGAGGCCTCCACCTGCGTCTGGATCTGCACGAGCATGTGGTCCATCTCCCACAGCTTGCTCCGGCTGCGCAGGTAGGCGCGCCCGTGCTCGCGCGTCAGCGCCGCGATGTCCTCGCGCATCTCGTGGATGACGGGCAGCAGGAACTGCTCGAAGTCCTCCTCGGGCTCcagcacctccacctcctccgGCTCCGCCAGCTCGACGATGTCCAGGGGCCGCATCCTCCTCGCTCCTCGGGGACCGCAGGGTCGGCGTCGGCTGCGGAGAGAAAACGGAGACTCGCTACGCTTAGCCACAGAGTCCCAGAACCGCCTCGCAAACTTTTACCCGCGTCCAACTTTCCGCCGCCGAGAAGCCACGGAAAGGGGCGACTTACGCGCAGAGCAGCCGCGAACAAAATGGAGGCCCGGCCGTCAACCAGCTCCCTGCGCGTTGCGGCCCCGTTCACGACACCGCCGGGCCGCTTTACGGTCGCGCCGCTGGTGGAGCGAGGGGCGGGCGCGTGCGCGTCGACGGAGGGAGGCGCAGCCGGCTCGGCCGCGGGCGCGCGCGCGCATGGGCATGTGCGCGAGCGCGAGCGCGCGCGCTcccgtttctctttcctctcaccCCGTGCCCCGCCTGGATGCTCGACCGACCGGTTTTGGGGTGAGCTCTTCCGGTGCACCCTCTCCTCCTGGATTGCTTCTCAAGCGCGGaatcaacactttttaaaaaaaaaaaaaaattattgatttcagagaagaagggagagggagagaaacatcaatcatggaATCTGGGAATACTATACCTGCAGGAACCCACACCGTGAGTTCAAAAGGATATGCACCCCCTGTGTTTGTTGCAGCGTATgtgcaatagccaagatctgggaGCAGCCCGAGTGCCCATCACAGAGCAGTGGCTACAGAGCTGTGGGCCGGGTGCACAGTGGAAACCACCGGCCCTAAAACAGAAGGAAATCTCTGACAGCACGGACgggcctggagagcatcatgctaagttaGCCAGACGGAGAAAGAAGGtgtcacatggtctcactcatgtGGACgctagtgaacaaaatagaccgatgaacaaaatagaaacagacgcCCCGGCTGGTGGCTCCACGGGAGCATCGTCCCGCAGACCAGAGGCTTGAGGCTGGATCCCAGTCGgagtgatcaatgcttctctctcacagcagtgtttctccctctccccgctCCACCACCACTTcttctctaaagtcaatgaacatgtcctcgggtgaggattttttctgatagagccctggccagtgtagctcagtggatagaatgtaaCCCCACACACCGAAGGGttacgggttcgattcccagtcaagggcatgtacctgggcttcaggttccctccccaccctggtaggggtgcattcaggaggcaacccatcaatgtgtctctctcacatcaatattcctctctctgtgtctctctccccgccctcccactctctccaaattaaagtcaatggaaaaatatcctcaggggaggtttaacaacaacaacaacaaaatagaaacagactcatagatagagatcaaactgacagctgtcagaggggggcgagtgggctgggtgaaaagggggaagggattaagcaaaaaagaaagaaaaaacacctcATAGATACAAACAACAGAATGGTGAATATCAACGGGGAGCTGAGAGAGGTAAAAGGGGGGatagatggtgatggaaggagaattggcttggggtggtgaacacacaatacaacatacagtaCAGTTgatatagaattgtacccctgacacctatataattttattacctaatgctaccccaatacatttaattttttaaaaggtacatcagccctaaccggtttggctcagtggatagagcattggcctgtggactgaagggtcccgggttcaattccggtcaagggcatgtacctgggttgcgggcacatccccagtaggtggcttgcaggaggcagctgatcgatgttcctctctcatcgatatttctaactctttacccctctcgcttcctctctgtaaaatcaatgaagtatatttaaaaaataaaaaggtacatCCGAGCCCTTTACATTCAACATCGACCACAGCTCTGTCTAGCGATAGCTGAAGGGAGGCTACTGAGCCCTTCAAACTGAGAGCAGAGGACTGTTctgaagctgatttccaaagccACGTCCGGTCCTATACCATCCGGTGGATTTGGCTTGGTTTTCTTTTCACTTGTCGGCACAAGTTAACTAACCCACGGTCTAGATGGGTTTTAGAATAACGGCGCACACCTGAGCGTTATGGAGATGAACACACGGAGTTGTAAAGTGTCAGTAGCGAAATGAGAGGGAGTTGAACGGGCTTCTCCCACTGCTCGAGTCCTAGCCCGCAGGCTCTCCGTGTGTATTCCGAACCCCAGGCACTCCGAATAATTTTCCAAACCTGACGTACAGTTTTATGTCTTTATTCTTCTATTTCAGTTATTCCAGGCTGTCTTctgtttaaaatgcaaattaaacttaATCCcaatgttttgaaaaaaaaaatcactcaacaCAGAAATTAGGGACAGGTAAGGTAATTTTCCAGCCTGTTGACCGGCCTCAGAACAGTAGGAAACACTGCAGGAATCCGACTGCACAGGTGCCATGCCTTGGCGTCTGTTCCCCAGTCAGAGGGACACAGGGCCCTTTGGAATCCGACATGAGCTTCCCACTGCCCTGTCGTTCACAGTTAAATTCTCTGTGGAGAGAATGCCCACCCTGCGTCTAgaccagctgttctcaacctatgggccgcgacccctttggtgattgaacgaccctttcacaggggccgcctaagaccatcctgcatatcagatatttacatgacgattcatcacagtagcaacatgacagtgatgaagtagcaacgaaaataactttatggttgggtcaccacatgaggaact containing:
- the LOC132221736 gene encoding MORF4 family-associated protein 1, encoding MRPLDIVELAEPEEVEVLEPEEDFEQFLLPVIHEMREDIAALTREHGRAYLRSRSKLWEMDHMLVQIQTQVEASEQSALNHLQGPGAGAEGRGARRGDQAEEKAQEVAKMAEMLVALVRRIEKSESS